A region from the Nesterenkonia lacusekhoensis genome encodes:
- the rpsO gene encoding 30S ribosomal protein S15, which produces MALDPAVKQEIIKEYATKDGDTGSPEVQVAVLTRRISDLTEHLKEHKQDHHTRRGLMLLVGRRRRLLNYLERKDIERYRTLIKRLGLRR; this is translated from the coding sequence ATGGCTTTGGATCCCGCTGTCAAGCAGGAGATCATCAAGGAGTACGCAACCAAGGACGGCGACACCGGTTCGCCCGAGGTCCAGGTTGCTGTGCTGACGCGTCGGATCTCCGACCTCACCGAGCACCTGAAGGAGCACAAGCAGGATCACCACACCCGTCGTGGTCTGATGCTGCTGGTGGGTCGCCGTCGTCGTCTGCTCAACTACCTTGAGCGCAAGGACATCGAGCGCTACCGTACGCTGATCAAGCGTCTGGGTCTGCGCCGCTGA